Genomic window (Desulforapulum autotrophicum HRM2):
GTTCCCATCTGGGCGATATCGGCTATGCCATTCAGACCCATGCCGAATCCCAGGGATGCTCGGTCGTTCGCGAGTTTGTCGGCCACGGCGTGGGTCTTGATTTCCATGAACATCCCCAGGTGCTCCATTTCGGCCGAAAGAACCAGGGTATCGAACTTGTGCCGGGCATGGTCTTTACCATTGAACCCATGATCAACCTTGGGGCAAGGGATCTGCATATCCTTGATGACAATTGGACGGCAGTAACCAACGACGGTTCCCTGTCGGCCCAGTTTGAGCAGACCATTGTTGTCACTGAAACCGGTTGGGAAAGCCTTACGCCTTACTAGTGCGATTGACATTTGCTTGGGTTTGGTGGATTTGTTGCGATTGATGGACCAAAAGGCAAGTAATTTAGTTTAAATTATAAAACCTGGCCCCTTAGCACTTGACTTTTTTGATTTCAGGTAGTTATTAAAAGCAGCTGACTATCCTTATAATAGTTGCGATAACTAATATAACCCATGCGGCCCAAGTGCCGCGGATGACAAAAAGAGGGGTGTTAAATGAGTGCTTTGTTGATCATGGTCGCATCATTTGCCGGTTATCTGTTGATGTACAAGCTCTATGGACGGTTTATTGGCGAAAAAATTTTTAAGCTGTCTGGGACTTCGTCTGCGCCTTCAGTTTCCATGGAGGACGGGATTGACTATGTTCCCACCAACAAGGAGGTGATCTTCGGTCATCATTTTACCTCCATCGCAGGCACTGGACCCATTGTGGGACCCGCGGTTGCCATCATATGGGGGTGGGTCCCGGCCCTTATCTGGGTGTTTGTGGGCAGCATTTTCATGGGTGCTGTCCATGATTTTGGTTCGCTGATCATTTCCATGCGTAACCAGGGTAAATCCATTGCCGATTACACTGCCAAATATGTCAATAACCGAACCAAATTCCTCTTTTTTATCCTGGTGTTCCTGGAATTATGGATTGTGATAGCCATTTTCGGCCTTGTCATTGCCGTTGTATTTGCCATGTACCCTGCAGCCGTCCTGCCCGTATGGTTTGAAATCCCCATTGCCGTCTACCTTGGCTATCTGATCTATCAAAAGGGAAAGGGCATTGTCCTCTGGTCGATCATTGCCGTGGTTGCCATGTATGTGACCGTTGCCATAGGGGCCTACCTGCCTATTACGATGCCCGACGTGGCCGGAATTCCAGCCACGGGCGTATGGACCATCCTTCTTTTGATCTATGCCTTTATTGCATCAACCCTGCCCGTGACCACCCTTCTCCAGCCCAGGGATTTCATCAATTCACACCAACTCCTTGTGGCCATGGCATTATTGATTGCAGGCGTATTTGCCTCGGCATTCTCCGGAAATCTTGAAATCGTTGCCCCGGCAGTCCAGATGTCACCTGCCCAGGCTCCACCCATGTGGCCCTTTTTGTTTATCACCATTGCCTGCGGCGCCATCTCTGGATTTCACTCCCTGGTATCCAGCGGTACCTCGTCCAAGCAGGTGAGAAGCGAGACAGACTCGCTGTTTGTGGGGTATGGTTCCATGCTCATGGAAGGATCCCTTGCCACCCTTGTAATCATTGCTGTAGCCGCCGGCATCGGCATGGGGTATACCACCAAAACCGGTGAGACCCTCACGGGAATCGCCGCCTGGTCAACCCATTATTCGTCCTGGGCTGCAGCCGCAGGTCTGGGTTCTAAAGTTGCCGCCTTTGTCAATGGCGCAGCCAACATGATTGCTGCAACCGGTATCTCTTTTAAAATTGCCCTGGTGGTAATGGGTGTGTTTGTGGCATCCTTTGCAGGAACAACCCTTGACACGGCAACACGGATCCAGCGTTACATCATTTCCGAACTTTTCACCAGCGTCCGCATGGATTTTCTCACGGGTAAATATATCGCCACTTTTATCGCAGTTATAACGGCCCTGGCCCTTGCCTTTGCAACGGGTGCCGGCGGCAAAGGCGCCTTAAAACTGTGGCCTCTTTTTGGCGCAGTCAACCAGACCCTGGCGGCCCTGGCCTTGATCATCATCACGGTTTATCTCAAGGGCAGGGGCGGAATCAAGTGGGTTGTCGCTGGAATACCTTCTGTTTTCATGGTATTCATGACCATCTGGGCATTGGTTCTCAACCAGACAAAATTTGGTACCCAGCACAATCTGCTTCTCCAGACGGTCAACGCCATCATTCTTGTTATTGCCGTGTGGATTTCCATTGAGGGCACCCTGAAGTTTTTCAGCATCAACGGTGAAATTGAGGATCTGGAAACCGAGGATCTGGAATTAACGTCGGTTGATGGCGATGCCAGTTAAATGACACAGGTTGATGGATTGAAGAAAACCTACTACCTTATGACAGGTCCGGCCCTGGCCGGGCTTGTTGTTTCCGGGATGGCCAGGACAAAGGAAATTATCCCTTTGTGGCATATGGAGAAAGGGGGTCAGGTTTTGTTGCTGGTCATTTGTGCCGTGACTTGTTTTGCCGCTCCCTTGATGATGAGAACCCTGTTTGCCCATTCCCTCAAGGATCGCCATGGCGCCCAGGCGGACCGATTTTTCAAGTTTCAACAGCGCCTGTTGCTGGTATCCCAGTTGACCCCTTGGTGGACTATGTTTGTCGTGGTGGCGGAGTTCGAAAAATTCCATGGTTCTGCAATTATTCTCATGGGGCTCTACGCGGTTTATTACTACTATCCTTCCCAAAGGCGTATCGCCTTTGATCAAAGAATTTTCAGGGTGAAATGAGATGAAAATACCGTTTAAAGACCTTGTCTTGAAAGCGAAAAAAAACCTTGTCTCAATTTATAAAATTGCAGACGAGGTGGCAAGGGGCAAGGCCGTTGATGCCATTGAGGCAGAGCTTGAAGAGCTTGAGCACGTTTTTGCCCTTCTTGTCCAGGGAGCCTTTGTGGGCATTCCTTCCCCTCCCATGCAGATTTCCCTGTCACTTTTACCCCTCATGGAAAGAGAGATTCTCCTGATGACCGAAAAGATAGACACGGCCAACGAACCCTTGTCCCATCTTTTTTCCACCTTTGACGTATCATGATGGTGTCCTGTGAATAAAACCTCACTTGTGTTTTACATGGGCAAGGGTGGAACCGGCAAATCAACGGTTTCGGCCATCTCTGCCATGGTGCTGGCAAGGGTCGGGAAAAAGGTGATGGTGGCAAGCTTTGATGCGGCCCACAACCTTTCAGATATTTTTAAGACACGCCTGGGCCACACGCCCCGGGCGATCTTGCCGGGACTGCTTGCCGCCGAGATTGACCGTGAACGTATGATTCAGCTTTTTTTAAAGGAAACAAGGGATTCCCTGAAAAGAAACTATTCCTATCTCACGGCCTTTAACCTTGACGGGTATTTCAATGTTTTAAAATTTTCCCCGGGCCTTGAGGAACACGCCCTTGTCCGGGCCTTGACCGAGATCATGCAGGGCTTTCCCGACCTTGATTACCTCATCATTGATATGCCTCCAACGGCCATTTCCGTGAAATTTTTTCTCCTGCCGACCCTTTCCCGGATCTGGATCCAGGAGCTTGAAAAGCTGCGAAACGAGATCAACAAAAAAAAGAAGATCGTTTCAACAGTTCGTTATGGGAACAAAGAACATGGGCGGGATAAGATCCTGAATCGCATCATGACCCTTAAACAGGAGTACATGGACCTTGAAGCCTTGTTTCGGAATCCTGCCACCACAACCCTTTCCGTGGTGCTGAACAATGACAGTCTTTCAATTTCCGAAACAGAGCGCATCGTCAGTGATCTTGGCAAAAACAACATCCCAGTCAAGAGTGTTGTGTGGAACAGGGTTGATGACACCAGGGGCTTGCCCGGGTTTTCCATTGCCGGTTCAAGGCCGCTGTCTCTACCCAGTTCGGCGGACTCCCTCACCGGGATTGACACCCTGAATCAATTTGTTGATTCCTGGGAAGTTGACGCATCCACCCTTGTTGAAAGGGTAACCGGGTCAAAATTGCTGTAACCTTTTTTTATATGTAACACCTCCAAAACACAGCAAACAAAGGCGTTTCATCTTTCGTTGTTGCCAGAGCAGATCCCTCTCTCCGGCCGTGCCGGTTTTTATATGAAACTCGTTTCGACCGGCAGGCGGGAACGGGTGTTACCCTTCTCTCATTCTCGCAGACCGTCCATGGCCTGCTCCGAGGAAAATGGCAACTCCTTG
Coding sequences:
- a CDS encoding carbon starvation CstA family protein; the encoded protein is MSALLIMVASFAGYLLMYKLYGRFIGEKIFKLSGTSSAPSVSMEDGIDYVPTNKEVIFGHHFTSIAGTGPIVGPAVAIIWGWVPALIWVFVGSIFMGAVHDFGSLIISMRNQGKSIADYTAKYVNNRTKFLFFILVFLELWIVIAIFGLVIAVVFAMYPAAVLPVWFEIPIAVYLGYLIYQKGKGIVLWSIIAVVAMYVTVAIGAYLPITMPDVAGIPATGVWTILLLIYAFIASTLPVTTLLQPRDFINSHQLLVAMALLIAGVFASAFSGNLEIVAPAVQMSPAQAPPMWPFLFITIACGAISGFHSLVSSGTSSKQVRSETDSLFVGYGSMLMEGSLATLVIIAVAAGIGMGYTTKTGETLTGIAAWSTHYSSWAAAAGLGSKVAAFVNGAANMIAATGISFKIALVVMGVFVASFAGTTLDTATRIQRYIISELFTSVRMDFLTGKYIATFIAVITALALAFATGAGGKGALKLWPLFGAVNQTLAALALIIITVYLKGRGGIKWVVAGIPSVFMVFMTIWALVLNQTKFGTQHNLLLQTVNAIILVIAVWISIEGTLKFFSINGEIEDLETEDLELTSVDGDAS
- a CDS encoding ArsA family ATPase — protein: MNKTSLVFYMGKGGTGKSTVSAISAMVLARVGKKVMVASFDAAHNLSDIFKTRLGHTPRAILPGLLAAEIDRERMIQLFLKETRDSLKRNYSYLTAFNLDGYFNVLKFSPGLEEHALVRALTEIMQGFPDLDYLIIDMPPTAISVKFFLLPTLSRIWIQELEKLRNEINKKKKIVSTVRYGNKEHGRDKILNRIMTLKQEYMDLEALFRNPATTTLSVVLNNDSLSISETERIVSDLGKNNIPVKSVVWNRVDDTRGLPGFSIAGSRPLSLPSSADSLTGIDTLNQFVDSWEVDASTLVERVTGSKLL